Proteins from a single region of Hordeum vulgare subsp. vulgare chromosome 6H, MorexV3_pseudomolecules_assembly, whole genome shotgun sequence:
- the LOC123404916 gene encoding uncharacterized protein LOC123404916, translating into MGRAAARGSRRGIAAEVAALAELGHGEGGGLRISAGDGRRDGWARGLRPSGFDLITDEEIFEDYEASVPFYGDLGFCPVPSASADAGDAGPPRWTRCPSSTSPARRTTSSWTWPRRRSTPTRRRRPAPLQRLRRWPPIRSSPPPDLLLLLRRGRPWTPRSRPQSGRSPRRRPSPRAASTSARASPGTRPSSPAKAGLSRRSGYRGIGHCEQHFPQVAWFKATARNSRGTEEVNRVHYLNAGQRKLCAGNP; encoded by the exons AtggggagggcggcggcgcgcggatctCGACGGGGAATAGCTGCAGAGGTTGCAGCTCTGGCCGAGCTAGGCCATGGGGAGGGCGGCGGCTTGCGGATCTCGGCGGGCGACGGGCGACGCGACGGCTGGGCGCGGGGGCTTCGTCCCTCGGGCTTCGATCTGATTACAGACGAGGAGATCTTCGAGGACTACGAGGCGTCCGTGCCCTTCTACGG CGATCTAGGGTTTTGCCCCGTCCCCTCCGCCTCCGCCGACGCCGGCGATGCGGGGCCGCCGCGATGGACGCGCTGTCCCTCATCGACGTCTCCAGCGAGGAGGACGACTTCCTCCTGGACCTGGCCTCGCCGCCGCAGCACCccgacccgccgccgccgccccgccccgctccAG CGGCTTCGGCGGTGGCCGCCGATTCGGAGCAGCCCGccgccggatctcctcctcctcctccggcggggcAGGCCATGGACCCCGCGGAGCAGGCCCCAGAGCGGGCGCAGTCCCCGAAGAAGGCCGAGCCCAAGGGCGGCGTCAACCTCCGCAAGAGCCTCGCCTGGGACAAGGccttcttcaccagcgaaggctggTCTGAGCAGGCGTTCTGGATACCGAGGAATTGGGCATTGTGAACAGCACTTTCCGCAAGTCGCATGGTTCAAGGCTACTGCGAGGAATAGCAGAGGAACTGAGGAGGTCAACCGAGTCCACTACCTCAACGCTGGACAGCGAAAGCTTTGTGCTGGAAATCCTTAA